A stretch of the Chitiniphilus purpureus genome encodes the following:
- a CDS encoding phage portal protein, producing the protein MRRRVGMSLLGGTPFYDGIGGGRRALAWQVGNPGAVAALAFTQNELRAKSRDLVRRNAWAAAGVEAFVSNAIGTGIKPQSMLADQPLREAIHSLWWDWCEEADAAGLTDFYGLQALACRAMLEGGECLVRLRYRRPEDGLPVGLQLQLLEPEHLPATLNQELASGNVIRAGIEFDKLGRRVAYHLYRSHPGDGSLAPMSGTGGVVGGLDTVRVPASEIIHLFRPLRPGQIRGEPWLARALVKLNELDQYDDAELVRKKTAAMFAGFITRLSPEDNLMGEGLPDASGAALAGLEPGTMQILEPGEDVKFSQPADVGASYAEFLRMQFRAVAAAMGITYEMLTGDLTQVNYSSIRAGLLEFRRRCEAIQHGVIVHQLCRPIWRAWMEQALLEGALALPQFTEKKRDYFAAKWIPQGWQWVDPKKEFDAMLTAIRAGLLSRSEAISAFGYDAEDIDREIAADNQRADALGLVFDSDPRHDKAPQPSASGAPMNAAATVTVPQDQQDN; encoded by the coding sequence GGTCGGCAATCCAGGCGCTGTCGCAGCACTGGCGTTCACCCAGAACGAATTGCGCGCCAAGAGCCGCGATCTGGTACGCCGCAATGCCTGGGCAGCGGCAGGCGTTGAAGCCTTTGTCTCGAACGCCATTGGCACCGGCATCAAGCCGCAGAGCATGCTGGCCGATCAGCCCCTGCGAGAAGCCATTCATAGCCTGTGGTGGGACTGGTGCGAGGAGGCCGATGCCGCCGGACTGACCGATTTCTACGGACTGCAGGCCTTGGCCTGTCGCGCCATGCTCGAAGGCGGGGAATGCCTGGTGCGGCTGCGCTATCGCCGCCCAGAGGATGGCCTGCCGGTGGGTCTGCAGTTGCAGTTGCTCGAACCCGAACACCTGCCAGCCACGCTGAATCAGGAATTGGCTTCGGGAAATGTGATCCGTGCGGGCATCGAATTCGACAAGCTCGGACGGCGGGTGGCTTACCACCTGTATCGCTCACACCCGGGTGATGGCTCACTGGCTCCGATGTCGGGCACTGGTGGCGTGGTAGGCGGTCTCGACACAGTGCGTGTCCCGGCTAGCGAAATCATCCACCTGTTTCGTCCCTTGCGGCCCGGACAGATCCGGGGCGAACCGTGGCTGGCGCGCGCACTGGTCAAGCTCAACGAACTCGACCAGTACGACGACGCCGAGCTCGTGCGCAAGAAAACCGCCGCGATGTTCGCGGGCTTCATAACGCGCCTGTCCCCCGAGGACAACCTGATGGGTGAAGGCTTGCCGGATGCCAGCGGGGCTGCATTGGCCGGGCTGGAGCCGGGCACGATGCAGATCCTGGAGCCCGGCGAGGACGTGAAGTTCAGTCAGCCCGCCGACGTTGGCGCGAGCTACGCCGAATTCCTGCGCATGCAGTTCCGGGCGGTGGCAGCGGCGATGGGCATCACCTACGAGATGCTGACCGGCGACCTGACGCAAGTGAACTATTCGTCGATCCGGGCCGGGCTGCTGGAGTTTCGCCGCCGCTGTGAGGCCATCCAGCACGGCGTGATCGTCCACCAGCTGTGCCGCCCGATCTGGCGTGCCTGGATGGAGCAAGCGCTACTTGAAGGCGCGCTGGCGCTGCCGCAGTTCACCGAGAAGAAGCGCGACTACTTCGCGGCCAAATGGATTCCACAGGGTTGGCAGTGGGTCGATCCCAAGAAGGAATTCGACGCGATGCTGACCGCCATTCGCGCCGGGCTGCTGTCTCGCTCGGAAGCCATCTCGGCCTTCGGCTACGACGCCGAGGACATCGACCGCGAGATCGCCGCCGACAACCAGCGTGCCGATGCGCTCGGTCTGGTCTTTGACTCCGACCCGCGCCACGACAAAGCGCCCCAACCATCGGCATCGGGCGCTCCCATGAATGCGGCCGCCACTGTGACCGTGCCGCAAGACCAACAGGACAACTGA